Proteins from a genomic interval of Lycium ferocissimum isolate CSIRO_LF1 chromosome 2, AGI_CSIRO_Lferr_CH_V1, whole genome shotgun sequence:
- the LOC132047058 gene encoding CSC1-like protein HYP1 isoform X1 yields MILSALLTSVGINLGLCFLFFILYSILRKQPGNAEVYAPRLVAEGKSQQSSNFNLERLLPSAGWVTRAWKPSEAELLSTSGLDAVVFMRIFIFSARVFAFAVIVGVFILLPINYMGKQLSLDIFDLPNKSLEAFTISNVDDGSNRLWIHFSAVYIFTAVVCYLLYFEYDYISSKRVSHFYSSKPHPDQFTILVRSIPASSGRSYSETVESFFSEYYPTTYLSHWVVRRASKLQGLIKNSDKLYRRLVHLKSANHGQQRFRRSGFMGLFGQRVDLLDHYEKKLEDIEDNVRAEQSSTLGKEVGAAFVSFRTRFAAAAAIHMQQGVNPTQWVSEPAPGPEDVYWPFFSASFLRRWISNLVVVVAFVLLTVLFVIPVLVVQGLTHLEQLEIWFPFLKGLLRIAFVTQVITGYLPSLVLQLFLLLVPPIMIMFSSIQGYIAMSRIEKSACIKVLWFTIWNIFFANVLSGSALYRVEIFLEPKKIPAVLAVAVPGQATFFIAYVVTSGWTSTSSELFRLTTLVFNFIKRNICRKVDDEFEVPSLPYYSEIPRILLFGLLGIIYFFLAPLILPFLLVYYCLGYLIYRNQLLNVYAPKYETGGKLWPIVHDSMIFSLILMHVIAIGIFGLKKLPLASSLIVPLPIVTLVFNSYCRRRFLPMFKSYSVESLLKKDRQEQNDPALANFHNTLATAYQDPALLHVGYSGNTASINAPLLSTAET; encoded by the exons ATGATCCTCTCTGCACTTTTGACTTCTGTTGGAATCAATCTTGGcctttgttttctcttcttcatATTGTATTCTATATTGAGAAAGCAGCCAGGAAATGCTGAAGTTTACGCACCACGCTTGGTTGCTGAGGGGAAATCTCAGCAAAGCAGCAATTTCAATTTGGAGAGACTTTTGCCGTCTGCTGGTTGGGTGACAAGAGCATGGAAACCCTCAGAAGCAGAGCTCTTATCAACCTCAGGCTTGGATGCTGTTGTCTTCATGCGCATTTTTATATTCAG TGCTAGAGTTTTTGCCTTTGCTGTCATCGTGGGGGTTTTCATTCTTCTTCCGATCAATTACATGGGGAAACAACTAAGTCTTGATATTTTTGACTTGCCCAACAAGTCTCTGGAAGCATTCACTATCTCAAATGTTGACGACGGATCAAACAG GTTATGGATTCATTTCTCAGCTGTTTATATCTTCACGGCAGTGGTTTGCTATCTTCTTTACTTT GAGTATGACTATATCTCATCAAAAAGAGTTTCACACTTTTATTCATCAAAACCTCATCCAGATCAGTTTACCATTTTAGTTCGAAGTATTCCAGCTTCATCAGGAAGAAGCTACAGTGAAACAGTTGAAAGTTTCTTTTCAGAGTATTATCCCACTACATATCTTTCACACTGGGTTGTCCGGCGAGCAAGCAAACTCCAAGGTCTCATT AAAAATTCTGATAAGTTGTACAGAAGGCTTGTGCACTTGAAATCAGCAAACCATGGTCAACAGAGGTTCAGGCGTTCTGGTTTCATGGGCCTTTTTGGACAGAGAGTTGATCTACTTGATCATTATGAAAAGAAGCTGGAAGATATAGAAGACAATGTAAGGGCTGAACAATCTTCAACTCTGGGAAAG GAGGTAGGAGCTGCCTTTGTATCCTTCAGGACACGTTTTGCTGCAGCTGCAGCTATACACATGCAGCAAGGTGTAAATCCCACACAATGGGTCAGTGAGCCAGCTCCTGGTCCAGAGGACGTCTATTGGCCTTTCTTTTCAGCATCATTTCTAAGGAGATGGATTAGCAACCTGGTGGTCGTTGTGGCATTCGTCCTCCTTACTGTGCTATTTGTTATACCCGTTTTAGTCGTCCAAGGGCTTACACATCTTGAGCAGTTGGAAATCTGGTTTCCCTTTTTGAAAGGTTTACTTAGAAT TGCATTTGTTACCCAAGTGATAACCGGATATCTTCCTAGTCTTGTACTTCAGCTGTTTCTCCTTCTTGTGCCACCCATAATGATTATGTTCTCATCCATACAAGGGTACATTGCTATGAGTCGGATTGAGAAAAGTGCATGCATCAAAGTTCTGTGGTTTACTATATGGAACATTTTCTTTGCAAATGTGCTCTCTGGATCAGCTCTCTATCGTGTTGAAATTTTTCTTGAGCCCAAAAAAATTCCTGCTGTATTAGCTGTAGCAGTTCCAGGACAG GCGACTTTCTTTATTGCCTATGTGGTTACATCTGGATGGACCAGCACTTCTTCAGAACTTTTTCGGCTGACGACCCTCGTTTTCAATTTTATAAAGAGAAATATCTGTAGGAAAGttgatgatgagtttgaggTTCCTTCACTTCCTTACTACAGTGAGATTCCCAGGATTCTTTTATTTGGCCTCCTTGGGATAATATACTTCTTCCTTGCTCCCCTAATTCTGCCATTCCTCTTGGTTTACTACTGTCTGGGATATCTCATCTACCGGAACCAG CTGCTGAATGTTTATGCACCCAAGTATGAGACTGGTGGAAAGTTGTGGCCTATAGTACATGATTCGATGATCTTCTCCTTGATACTGATGCATGTTATAGCCATTGGAATATTCGGGCTAAAGAAACTTCCTCTGGCTTCAAGCTTGATAGTACCTCTTCCAATCGTTACTCTTGTATTCAACAGCTATTGTCGGAGACGCTTCCTACCTATGTTCAAGTCTTATTCTGTCGAG
- the LOC132047058 gene encoding CSC1-like protein HYP1 isoform X2 — translation MILSALLTSVGINLGLCFLFFILYSILRKQPGNAEVYAPRLVAEGKSQQSSNFNLERLLPSAGWVTRAWKPSEAELLSTSGLDAVVFMRIFIFSARVFAFAVIVGVFILLPINYMGKQLSLDIFDLPNKSLEAFTISNVDDGSNRLWIHFSAVYIFTAVVCYLLYFEYDYISSKRVSHFYSSKPHPDQFTILVRSIPASSGRSYSETVESFFSEYYPTTYLSHWVVRRASKLQGLIKNSDKLYRRLVHLKSANHGQQRFRRSGFMGLFGQRVDLLDHYEKKLEDIEDNVRAEQSSTLGKEVGAAFVSFRTRFAAAAAIHMQQGVNPTQWVSEPAPGPEDVYWPFFSASFLRRWISNLVVVVAFVLLTVLFVIPVLVVQGLTHLEQLEIWFPFLKGLLRIAFVTQVITGYLPSLVLQLFLLLVPPIMIMFSSIQGYIAMSRIEKSACIKVLWFTIWNIFFANVLSGSALYRVEIFLEPKKIPAVLAVAVPGQATFFIAYVVTSGWTSTSSELFRLTTLVFNFIKRNICRKVDDEFEVPSLPYYSEIPRILLFGLLGIIYFFLAPLILPFLLVYYCLGYLIYRNQLLNVYAPKYETGGKLWPIVHDSMIFSLILMHVIAIGIFGLKKLPLASSLIVPLPIVTLVFNSYCRRRFLPMFKSYSVECNAVLTLKLDGRWWRLLPASKSL, via the exons ATGATCCTCTCTGCACTTTTGACTTCTGTTGGAATCAATCTTGGcctttgttttctcttcttcatATTGTATTCTATATTGAGAAAGCAGCCAGGAAATGCTGAAGTTTACGCACCACGCTTGGTTGCTGAGGGGAAATCTCAGCAAAGCAGCAATTTCAATTTGGAGAGACTTTTGCCGTCTGCTGGTTGGGTGACAAGAGCATGGAAACCCTCAGAAGCAGAGCTCTTATCAACCTCAGGCTTGGATGCTGTTGTCTTCATGCGCATTTTTATATTCAG TGCTAGAGTTTTTGCCTTTGCTGTCATCGTGGGGGTTTTCATTCTTCTTCCGATCAATTACATGGGGAAACAACTAAGTCTTGATATTTTTGACTTGCCCAACAAGTCTCTGGAAGCATTCACTATCTCAAATGTTGACGACGGATCAAACAG GTTATGGATTCATTTCTCAGCTGTTTATATCTTCACGGCAGTGGTTTGCTATCTTCTTTACTTT GAGTATGACTATATCTCATCAAAAAGAGTTTCACACTTTTATTCATCAAAACCTCATCCAGATCAGTTTACCATTTTAGTTCGAAGTATTCCAGCTTCATCAGGAAGAAGCTACAGTGAAACAGTTGAAAGTTTCTTTTCAGAGTATTATCCCACTACATATCTTTCACACTGGGTTGTCCGGCGAGCAAGCAAACTCCAAGGTCTCATT AAAAATTCTGATAAGTTGTACAGAAGGCTTGTGCACTTGAAATCAGCAAACCATGGTCAACAGAGGTTCAGGCGTTCTGGTTTCATGGGCCTTTTTGGACAGAGAGTTGATCTACTTGATCATTATGAAAAGAAGCTGGAAGATATAGAAGACAATGTAAGGGCTGAACAATCTTCAACTCTGGGAAAG GAGGTAGGAGCTGCCTTTGTATCCTTCAGGACACGTTTTGCTGCAGCTGCAGCTATACACATGCAGCAAGGTGTAAATCCCACACAATGGGTCAGTGAGCCAGCTCCTGGTCCAGAGGACGTCTATTGGCCTTTCTTTTCAGCATCATTTCTAAGGAGATGGATTAGCAACCTGGTGGTCGTTGTGGCATTCGTCCTCCTTACTGTGCTATTTGTTATACCCGTTTTAGTCGTCCAAGGGCTTACACATCTTGAGCAGTTGGAAATCTGGTTTCCCTTTTTGAAAGGTTTACTTAGAAT TGCATTTGTTACCCAAGTGATAACCGGATATCTTCCTAGTCTTGTACTTCAGCTGTTTCTCCTTCTTGTGCCACCCATAATGATTATGTTCTCATCCATACAAGGGTACATTGCTATGAGTCGGATTGAGAAAAGTGCATGCATCAAAGTTCTGTGGTTTACTATATGGAACATTTTCTTTGCAAATGTGCTCTCTGGATCAGCTCTCTATCGTGTTGAAATTTTTCTTGAGCCCAAAAAAATTCCTGCTGTATTAGCTGTAGCAGTTCCAGGACAG GCGACTTTCTTTATTGCCTATGTGGTTACATCTGGATGGACCAGCACTTCTTCAGAACTTTTTCGGCTGACGACCCTCGTTTTCAATTTTATAAAGAGAAATATCTGTAGGAAAGttgatgatgagtttgaggTTCCTTCACTTCCTTACTACAGTGAGATTCCCAGGATTCTTTTATTTGGCCTCCTTGGGATAATATACTTCTTCCTTGCTCCCCTAATTCTGCCATTCCTCTTGGTTTACTACTGTCTGGGATATCTCATCTACCGGAACCAG CTGCTGAATGTTTATGCACCCAAGTATGAGACTGGTGGAAAGTTGTGGCCTATAGTACATGATTCGATGATCTTCTCCTTGATACTGATGCATGTTATAGCCATTGGAATATTCGGGCTAAAGAAACTTCCTCTGGCTTCAAGCTTGATAGTACCTCTTCCAATCGTTACTCTTGTATTCAACAGCTATTGTCGGAGACGCTTCCTACCTATGTTCAAGTCTTATTCTGTCGAG
- the LOC132047058 gene encoding CSC1-like protein HYP1 isoform X4 has protein sequence MGKQLSLDIFDLPNKSLEAFTISNVDDGSNRLWIHFSAVYIFTAVVCYLLYFEYDYISSKRVSHFYSSKPHPDQFTILVRSIPASSGRSYSETVESFFSEYYPTTYLSHWVVRRASKLQGLIKNSDKLYRRLVHLKSANHGQQRFRRSGFMGLFGQRVDLLDHYEKKLEDIEDNVRAEQSSTLGKEVGAAFVSFRTRFAAAAAIHMQQGVNPTQWVSEPAPGPEDVYWPFFSASFLRRWISNLVVVVAFVLLTVLFVIPVLVVQGLTHLEQLEIWFPFLKGLLRIAFVTQVITGYLPSLVLQLFLLLVPPIMIMFSSIQGYIAMSRIEKSACIKVLWFTIWNIFFANVLSGSALYRVEIFLEPKKIPAVLAVAVPGQATFFIAYVVTSGWTSTSSELFRLTTLVFNFIKRNICRKVDDEFEVPSLPYYSEIPRILLFGLLGIIYFFLAPLILPFLLVYYCLGYLIYRNQLLNVYAPKYETGGKLWPIVHDSMIFSLILMHVIAIGIFGLKKLPLASSLIVPLPIVTLVFNSYCRRRFLPMFKSYSVESLLKKDRQEQNDPALANFHNTLATAYQDPALLHVGYSGNTASINAPLLSTAET, from the exons ATGGGGAAACAACTAAGTCTTGATATTTTTGACTTGCCCAACAAGTCTCTGGAAGCATTCACTATCTCAAATGTTGACGACGGATCAAACAG GTTATGGATTCATTTCTCAGCTGTTTATATCTTCACGGCAGTGGTTTGCTATCTTCTTTACTTT GAGTATGACTATATCTCATCAAAAAGAGTTTCACACTTTTATTCATCAAAACCTCATCCAGATCAGTTTACCATTTTAGTTCGAAGTATTCCAGCTTCATCAGGAAGAAGCTACAGTGAAACAGTTGAAAGTTTCTTTTCAGAGTATTATCCCACTACATATCTTTCACACTGGGTTGTCCGGCGAGCAAGCAAACTCCAAGGTCTCATT AAAAATTCTGATAAGTTGTACAGAAGGCTTGTGCACTTGAAATCAGCAAACCATGGTCAACAGAGGTTCAGGCGTTCTGGTTTCATGGGCCTTTTTGGACAGAGAGTTGATCTACTTGATCATTATGAAAAGAAGCTGGAAGATATAGAAGACAATGTAAGGGCTGAACAATCTTCAACTCTGGGAAAG GAGGTAGGAGCTGCCTTTGTATCCTTCAGGACACGTTTTGCTGCAGCTGCAGCTATACACATGCAGCAAGGTGTAAATCCCACACAATGGGTCAGTGAGCCAGCTCCTGGTCCAGAGGACGTCTATTGGCCTTTCTTTTCAGCATCATTTCTAAGGAGATGGATTAGCAACCTGGTGGTCGTTGTGGCATTCGTCCTCCTTACTGTGCTATTTGTTATACCCGTTTTAGTCGTCCAAGGGCTTACACATCTTGAGCAGTTGGAAATCTGGTTTCCCTTTTTGAAAGGTTTACTTAGAAT TGCATTTGTTACCCAAGTGATAACCGGATATCTTCCTAGTCTTGTACTTCAGCTGTTTCTCCTTCTTGTGCCACCCATAATGATTATGTTCTCATCCATACAAGGGTACATTGCTATGAGTCGGATTGAGAAAAGTGCATGCATCAAAGTTCTGTGGTTTACTATATGGAACATTTTCTTTGCAAATGTGCTCTCTGGATCAGCTCTCTATCGTGTTGAAATTTTTCTTGAGCCCAAAAAAATTCCTGCTGTATTAGCTGTAGCAGTTCCAGGACAG GCGACTTTCTTTATTGCCTATGTGGTTACATCTGGATGGACCAGCACTTCTTCAGAACTTTTTCGGCTGACGACCCTCGTTTTCAATTTTATAAAGAGAAATATCTGTAGGAAAGttgatgatgagtttgaggTTCCTTCACTTCCTTACTACAGTGAGATTCCCAGGATTCTTTTATTTGGCCTCCTTGGGATAATATACTTCTTCCTTGCTCCCCTAATTCTGCCATTCCTCTTGGTTTACTACTGTCTGGGATATCTCATCTACCGGAACCAG CTGCTGAATGTTTATGCACCCAAGTATGAGACTGGTGGAAAGTTGTGGCCTATAGTACATGATTCGATGATCTTCTCCTTGATACTGATGCATGTTATAGCCATTGGAATATTCGGGCTAAAGAAACTTCCTCTGGCTTCAAGCTTGATAGTACCTCTTCCAATCGTTACTCTTGTATTCAACAGCTATTGTCGGAGACGCTTCCTACCTATGTTCAAGTCTTATTCTGTCGAG
- the LOC132047058 gene encoding CSC1-like protein HYP1 isoform X3: MILSALLTSVGINLGLCFLFFILYSILRKQPGNAEVYAPRLVAEGKSQQSSNFNLERLLPSAGWVTRAWKPSEAELLSTSGLDAVVFMRIFIFSARVFAFAVIVGVFILLPINYMGKQLSLDIFDLPNKSLEAFTISNVDDGSNRLWIHFSAVYIFTAVVCYLLYFEYDYISSKRVSHFYSSKPHPDQFTILVRSIPASSGRSYSETVESFFSEYYPTTYLSHWVVRRASKLQGLIKNSDKLYRRLVHLKSANHGQQRFRRSGFMGLFGQRVDLLDHYEKKLEDIEDNVRAEQSSTLGKEVGAAFVSFRTRFAAAAAIHMQQGVNPTQWVSEPAPGPEDVYWPFFSASFLRRWISNLVVVVAFVLLTVLFVIPVLVVQGLTHLEQLEIWFPFLKGLLRIAFVTQVITGYLPSLVLQLFLLLVPPIMIMFSSIQGYIAMSRIEKSACIKVLWFTIWNIFFANVLSGSALYRVEIFLEPKKIPAVLAVAVPGQATFFIAYVVTSGWTSTSSELFRLTTLVFNFIKRNICRKVDDEFEVPSLPYYSEIPRILLFGLLGIIYFFLAPLILPFLLVYYCLGYLIYRNQSLLKKDRQEQNDPALANFHNTLATAYQDPALLHVGYSGNTASINAPLLSTAET, from the exons ATGATCCTCTCTGCACTTTTGACTTCTGTTGGAATCAATCTTGGcctttgttttctcttcttcatATTGTATTCTATATTGAGAAAGCAGCCAGGAAATGCTGAAGTTTACGCACCACGCTTGGTTGCTGAGGGGAAATCTCAGCAAAGCAGCAATTTCAATTTGGAGAGACTTTTGCCGTCTGCTGGTTGGGTGACAAGAGCATGGAAACCCTCAGAAGCAGAGCTCTTATCAACCTCAGGCTTGGATGCTGTTGTCTTCATGCGCATTTTTATATTCAG TGCTAGAGTTTTTGCCTTTGCTGTCATCGTGGGGGTTTTCATTCTTCTTCCGATCAATTACATGGGGAAACAACTAAGTCTTGATATTTTTGACTTGCCCAACAAGTCTCTGGAAGCATTCACTATCTCAAATGTTGACGACGGATCAAACAG GTTATGGATTCATTTCTCAGCTGTTTATATCTTCACGGCAGTGGTTTGCTATCTTCTTTACTTT GAGTATGACTATATCTCATCAAAAAGAGTTTCACACTTTTATTCATCAAAACCTCATCCAGATCAGTTTACCATTTTAGTTCGAAGTATTCCAGCTTCATCAGGAAGAAGCTACAGTGAAACAGTTGAAAGTTTCTTTTCAGAGTATTATCCCACTACATATCTTTCACACTGGGTTGTCCGGCGAGCAAGCAAACTCCAAGGTCTCATT AAAAATTCTGATAAGTTGTACAGAAGGCTTGTGCACTTGAAATCAGCAAACCATGGTCAACAGAGGTTCAGGCGTTCTGGTTTCATGGGCCTTTTTGGACAGAGAGTTGATCTACTTGATCATTATGAAAAGAAGCTGGAAGATATAGAAGACAATGTAAGGGCTGAACAATCTTCAACTCTGGGAAAG GAGGTAGGAGCTGCCTTTGTATCCTTCAGGACACGTTTTGCTGCAGCTGCAGCTATACACATGCAGCAAGGTGTAAATCCCACACAATGGGTCAGTGAGCCAGCTCCTGGTCCAGAGGACGTCTATTGGCCTTTCTTTTCAGCATCATTTCTAAGGAGATGGATTAGCAACCTGGTGGTCGTTGTGGCATTCGTCCTCCTTACTGTGCTATTTGTTATACCCGTTTTAGTCGTCCAAGGGCTTACACATCTTGAGCAGTTGGAAATCTGGTTTCCCTTTTTGAAAGGTTTACTTAGAAT TGCATTTGTTACCCAAGTGATAACCGGATATCTTCCTAGTCTTGTACTTCAGCTGTTTCTCCTTCTTGTGCCACCCATAATGATTATGTTCTCATCCATACAAGGGTACATTGCTATGAGTCGGATTGAGAAAAGTGCATGCATCAAAGTTCTGTGGTTTACTATATGGAACATTTTCTTTGCAAATGTGCTCTCTGGATCAGCTCTCTATCGTGTTGAAATTTTTCTTGAGCCCAAAAAAATTCCTGCTGTATTAGCTGTAGCAGTTCCAGGACAG GCGACTTTCTTTATTGCCTATGTGGTTACATCTGGATGGACCAGCACTTCTTCAGAACTTTTTCGGCTGACGACCCTCGTTTTCAATTTTATAAAGAGAAATATCTGTAGGAAAGttgatgatgagtttgaggTTCCTTCACTTCCTTACTACAGTGAGATTCCCAGGATTCTTTTATTTGGCCTCCTTGGGATAATATACTTCTTCCTTGCTCCCCTAATTCTGCCATTCCTCTTGGTTTACTACTGTCTGGGATATCTCATCTACCGGAACCAG
- the LOC132047059 gene encoding uncharacterized protein LOC132047059, with translation MKRKRQRQSKKTDLKPSKITDLNSDVLKHVMYHVAVSPDGAGNLARTLSVCRLFKELSDDSDILKAVEFDKVKLSGIHESFWQPSGMLCRCLQTGNPTAFNAIRKNAEILNASYQILKTDMFRGKMILMARSRALEIANTRARKKALEDAIDRCTSTFDAVDVQIEKIEQFLEMLMAVLRVMRGGEIAQ, from the exons ATGAAGCGGAAGAGGCAAAGGCAATCTAAAAAAACAGATTTGAAGCCATCTAAAATAACGGATTTGAACTCTGATGTGTTGAAACACGTTATGTATCATGTTGCCGTATCACCTGATGGAGCTGGAAATCTTGCCCGGACTTTATCAGT CTGCAGATTGTTCAAGGAACTTTCTGATGATTCTGACATCTTAAAAGCCGTGGAATTTGATAAGGTTAAGCTTTCTGGTATTCATGAATCATTCTGGCAACCTTCTGGGATGTTATGTAGGTGCTTACAGACGGGAAATCCAACTGCTTTCAATGCAATAAGAAAG AATGCAGAAATATTGAATGCTTCTTATCAGATTCTGAAGACGGACATGTTCCGCGGAAAGATG ATTCTTATGGCAAGAAGCAGAGCTCTTGAAATTGCAAATACCAGGGCAAGAAAGAAGGCTCTTGAAGATGCTATAGAT AGATGCACAAGCACTTTTGATGCTGTTGATGTTCAAATCGAAAAAATTGAGCAGTTTTTAGAGATGTTGATGGCTGTACTCAGAGTAATGAGAGGAGGCGAGATTGCTCAATGA
- the LOC132047060 gene encoding uncharacterized protein LOC132047060 isoform X2 → MNISAVAVTPPSCSHHRVNGLMQQGRIRRGIRRNGVLFSSKRQLHESETSRQKYPNFTIKAQQTYDSQITIVADMPLFESPHASFDRYMEDKPRVFKVIFPENRGIQRLNETKWDLEGLTEGRNKPSEFRLNMEGVLFPDRKGTKSRIKGHFNMSLSFAPPPMFALIPPHVHRDVTQSVMKNIAESMEHNVRNNLLTDYAKFKKESPKNLSPP, encoded by the exons ATGAACATAAGTGCTGTGGCGGTGACACCTCCCTCATGTTCACATCATCGTGTAAATGGCTTAATGCAGCAAGGCAGAATTAGGAGGGGCATTCGGAGAAATGGAGTGTTATTTTCATCAAAGCGTCAATTGCATGAATCTGAAACAAGCCGGCAAAAATATCCCAATTTTACCATTAAGGCTCAGCAGACTTACGATTCACAAATCACCATTGTAGCCGATATGCCTCTCTTTGAATCCCCTCAT GCTTCTTTCGACAGGTACATGGAGGATAAACCAAGAGTCTTCAAAGTAATTTTCCCAGAGAACAGAGGAATTCAACGTCTGAACGAG ACAAAATGGGATCTAGAAGGGCTAACAGAGGGGAGAAATAAGCCATCAGAATTCAGGCTTAAtatggagggagtacttttcCCTGATAGAAAAGGAACAAAAAGCAGAATCAAAGGTCATTTCAATATGAGCCTTAGCTTCGCTCCGCCTCCCATGTTTGCTTTGATCCCTCCACATGTTCACCGGGATGTCACACAATCG GTTATGAAGAATATAGCGGAGAGCATGGAGCATAATGTAAGAAATAATTTGCTCACGGATTACGCAAAATTCAAGAAGGAAAGCCCCAAAAATTTGTCTCCACCATAA
- the LOC132047060 gene encoding uncharacterized protein LOC132047060 isoform X1, which translates to MNISAVAVTPPSCSHHRVNGLMQQGRIRRGIRRNGVLFSSKRQLHESETSRQKYPNFTIKAQQTYDSQITIVADMPLFESPHASFDRYMEDKPRVFKVIFPENRGIQRLNEEEWRIRMEPIAFLFLTAWPVVNMRLRCKTKGKEYPSGVPSHTSMVLELKITKWDLEGLTEGRNKPSEFRLNMEGVLFPDRKGTKSRIKGHFNMSLSFAPPPMFALIPPHVHRDVTQSVMKNIAESMEHNVRNNLLTDYAKFKKESPKNLSPP; encoded by the exons ATGAACATAAGTGCTGTGGCGGTGACACCTCCCTCATGTTCACATCATCGTGTAAATGGCTTAATGCAGCAAGGCAGAATTAGGAGGGGCATTCGGAGAAATGGAGTGTTATTTTCATCAAAGCGTCAATTGCATGAATCTGAAACAAGCCGGCAAAAATATCCCAATTTTACCATTAAGGCTCAGCAGACTTACGATTCACAAATCACCATTGTAGCCGATATGCCTCTCTTTGAATCCCCTCAT GCTTCTTTCGACAGGTACATGGAGGATAAACCAAGAGTCTTCAAAGTAATTTTCCCAGAGAACAGAGGAATTCAACGTCTGAACGAG GAAGAATGGAGAATCCGAATGGAACCGATAGCCTTCTTGTTCCTCACAGCGTGGCCAGTTGTTAACATGAGACTTAGATgcaaaacaaaaggaaaagaataccCGTCTGGTGTTCCCTCCCATACCTCTATGGTTCTTGAGCTCAAAATT ACAAAATGGGATCTAGAAGGGCTAACAGAGGGGAGAAATAAGCCATCAGAATTCAGGCTTAAtatggagggagtacttttcCCTGATAGAAAAGGAACAAAAAGCAGAATCAAAGGTCATTTCAATATGAGCCTTAGCTTCGCTCCGCCTCCCATGTTTGCTTTGATCCCTCCACATGTTCACCGGGATGTCACACAATCG GTTATGAAGAATATAGCGGAGAGCATGGAGCATAATGTAAGAAATAATTTGCTCACGGATTACGCAAAATTCAAGAAGGAAAGCCCCAAAAATTTGTCTCCACCATAA